A genomic stretch from Saccharomyces paradoxus chromosome XVI, complete sequence includes:
- the NOP53 gene encoding Nop53p (Nucleolar protein~similar to YPL146C): MAPTNVTKKPSQYKQSSRKGKKAWRKNIDISDIEQYMEKKIDHEVTHGTSDITSLQNDALFHVDIEGDNVLKKKLIKRNQIKKVLKSKEILDAVRTNSKIAALNHHKNGSHENSNKIQGVSKHELKKLMALAGRVHGESKIKNRVAKDGLVKTTAGDLWGEESNSKKQKVKLPSGIELDVEEKDQIPQELLKKSTTSWSVASVRPRTLDIEPVAVKEFTNIPHAGKSYNPNNKAWSELINKEYKDEKTREDERIALEKYKERIRHLMETLDDNEEEESSSNEEEDGEENEDAQSSGSDNEVRLSINKPVKNKKKTKYQRNKAKRHEEKVKLQQELKELRERVKGLEEVFNTEETEIVSAIESDNSNKVKKSKKNKKHKLGTKYSVIDERLEIKFSDELSDSLRKLKPEGNLLYDTVRKLQSSGKIESRVPVRKGRKYKQKITEKWTHKDFK, translated from the coding sequence ATGGCTCCAACTAACGTAACCAAGAAACCTTCTCAGTACAAACAGTCTTCAAGAAAGGGTAAGAAAGcatggagaaaaaatatcgATATTTCTGACATAGAACAAtatatggaaaaaaagattgatCATGAAGTTACACATGGTACCAGTGATATAACCTCTTTGCAAAATGACGCCCTTTTTCATGTTGATATTGAAGGTGACAacgttttgaaaaagaaattgatcAAAAGGAATCAAATCAAGaaggttttgaaaagtaaaGAGATTTTAGACGCCGTAAGAacgaattcaaaaattgcaGCACTAAACCATCACAAGAATGGTAGTCATGAAAATTCTAACAAGATACAAGGTGTTTCTAAACATGAATTAAAGAAGTTAATGGCTTTGGCTGGCAGAGTACACGGCGAAtcgaaaatcaaaaatagAGTTGCCAAAGACGGTCTAGTTAAAACAACGGCTGGTGACTTATGGGGTGAGGAATCGAATTCCAAGAAACAGAAGGTCAAATTACCTTCGGGTATCGAACTTGATGTGGAAGAAAAGGACCAGATACCTCAGgaactattgaaaaaatccacCACAAGTTGGTCTGTTGCTTCAGTCAGACCAAGAACTTTAGATATAGAACCAGTTGCAGTAAAGGAATTCACAAACATTCCACATGCCGGTAAGTCCTACAATCCTAACAATAAAGCCTGGTCAGAATTGATAAACAAGGAGtataaagatgaaaaaacaagagaagatgaaagaatCGCTTTAGAAAAgtataaagaaagaattagACATTTAATGGAAACTTTAGACGAcaatgaagaggaagagtCTTCAtctaatgaagaagaagatggagaagaaaatgaggaCGCGCAAAGTAGTGGATCTGATAACGAAGTAAGATTATCAATAAATAAGCCTGtcaagaataaaaagaaaacaaaatatcagAGGAATAAGGCAAAGAGACATGAGGAAAAAGTAAAGTTGCAAcaagaattgaaagaaCTGAGAGAGCGTGTTAAAGGGTTAGAAGAAGTATTTAATACCGAAGAGACTGAGATAGTTTCTGCCATAGAGTCAGATAATAGTAACAAGGTtaagaaaagcaaaaaaaataagaaacaCAAATTAGGGACGAAATATTCTGTGATTGATGAAAGGTTGGAGATCAAATTTTCTGATGAATTATCTGACTCGTTGAGAAAATTGAAACCTGAAGGAAACTTGCTATATGACACTGTGAGAAAACTACAAAGTTCTGGTAAGATCGAATCAAGAGTGCCGGTCAGGAAAGGTAGAAAATACAAGCAGAAAATTACTGAAAAGTGGACACACAAGGACTTCAAATAA
- the PPT2 gene encoding holo-[acyl-carrier-protein] synthase (Phosphopantetheine:protein transferase (PPTase)~similar to YPL148C), which translates to MNFASANIGRKIAGVGVDIVYLPRFAHLLEKYSPFDPRSRSTFDKITQKFMHEKERFHLSNLLIEENRLSPRLQEYMAGIWALKECSLKALCCRVSKHDLPPAQVLYAGMLYKTQNDAGVPRLEFDKMFDKKYPKYQQLSKMYGSLFSTHEFLVSLSHDKDYLIAITNLVERE; encoded by the coding sequence ATGAATTTTGCATCGGCGAATATTGGACGTAAGATAGCAGGAGTGGGAGTGGACATTGTCTATTTGCCAAGATTTGCTCATCTGCTAGAGAAGTATTCTCCATTCGACCCGCGTAGTCGTTCCACTTTCGATAAAATAACACAAAAGTTTATGcatgaaaaggaaagatttCATCTTAGTAATCTTCTTATCGAAGAAAACCGCTTAAGTCCGCGATTGCAAGAATATATGGCGGGTATTTGGGCTTTGAAGGAATGTTCATTGAAAGCCTTATGTTGCCGTGTTTCAAAGCATGATCTACCTCCTGCCCAAGTACTGTATGCCGGAATGCTATATAAAACGCAGAACGATGCAGGTGTGCCCCGATTAGAGTTTGATAAGATGTTCGATAAAAAGTATCCAAAATATCAACAGCTCTCGAAAATGTATGGCTCCCTCTTCTCTACCCATGAGTTCCTAGTGTCACTATCACATGACAAAGATTATTTGATTGCAATAACAAACTTGGTGGAAAGAGAATAA
- the POC4 gene encoding Poc4p (Component of a heterodimeric Poc4p-Irc25p chaperone~similar to YPL144W): MLVKTVSRTIESESGFLRPTLDVIATVPADDHSKKIPISLVVGFKQGASLNSALSLACYYYAIPLAKDRHMSLKSAGNNVVGIPLLDTNDDRIRDMTRRLATIISEKFNRPCYVTWSSLPRGDPSMLVTNHLYILKKCLDLLKTELGE, translated from the coding sequence ATGTTAGTAAAGACGGTTAGCCGAACCATTGAGTCGGAATCTGGGTTTCTACGGCCGACGCTGGATGTTATCGCTACTGTACCTGCGGATGACcattctaaaaaaatacctATTAGTCTAGTGGTGGGATTTAAACAAGGAGCTTCGCTGAATTCTGCTTTATCTCTAGCCTGCTACTATTACGCCATTCCTTTAGCTAAAGATAGACACATGAGCCTCAAATCAGCTGGAAACAATGTTGTGGGAATACCGTTACTGGACACTAATGATGACCGAATTCGCGACATGACTAGACGCTTGGCCACAATAATATCCGAAAAGTTCAATAGACCATGTTATGTGACGTGGTCGTCACTGCCTAGAGGAGACCCCTCCATGTTGGTAACAAAtcatttatatattttgaagaagtgTCTCGATCTCTTAAAAACTGAACTCGGTGAGTAG
- the KES1 gene encoding oxysterol-binding protein KES1 (One of seven members of the oxysterol binding protein family~similar to YPL145C) codes for MSQYASSSSWTSFLKSIASFNGDLSSLSAPPFILSPISLTEFSQYWAEHPELFLEPSFIDDDKYKEHCPIDPEVESPELARMLAVTKWFISTLKSQYCSRNESLGSEKKPLNPFLGELFVGKWENKEHPEFGETVLLSEQVSHHPPVTAFSIFNDKNKVKLQGYNQIKASFTKSLMLTVKQFGHTMLDIKDESYLVTPPPLHIEGILVASPFVELEGKSYIQSSTGLLCVIEFSGRGYFSGKKNSFKARIYKDSKDSKDKEKALYTISGQWSGSSKIIKANKKDESRLFYDAARIPAEHLNVKPLEEQHPLESRKAWYDVAGAIKLGDFNLIAKTKTELEETQRELRKEEEAKGISWQRRWFKDFDYSVTPEEGALVPEKDDTFLKLASALNLSTKNAPSGTLVGDKEDRKEDLSSIHWRFQRELWDEEKEIVL; via the coding sequence ATGTCTCAATACGCAAGCTCATCCTCGTGgacttctttcttgaagtCAATCGCTTCATTCAACGGCGATCTTTCTTCGTTATCAGCTCCCccatttattttatctcCGATCTCGTTAACCGAGTTTTCCCAATACTGGGCTGAACATCCAgaattatttttggaaCCCTCTTTTATCGACGACGATAAGTACAAAGAACACTGTCCAATTGACCCGGAAGTTGAATCTCCCGAATTGGCCCGTATGCTGGCCGTTACTAAATGGTTCATTTCCACTTTAAAGTCTCAATACTGTTCTCGTAACGAATCCTTAGGTTCTGAGAAAAAACCTTTAAACCCATTTTTAGGTGAACTGTTCGTTGGTAAAtgggaaaataaagaacatCCTGAATTTGGAGAAACAGTCTTGTTAAGTGAGCAAGTTTCTCACCATCCACCTGTCACTGCCTTCTCCATCTTCAATGACAAAAACAAAGTTAAGCTGCAAGGTTACAACCAAATTAAAGCCAGTTTCACTAAATCCTTAATGCTAACTGTTAAACAATTCGGTCACACCATGTTGGATATTAAGGATGAGAGTTATTTGGTTACTCCACCTCCATTGCATATTGAAGGTATTCTTGTCGCTTCTCCCTTCGTTGAATTGGAAGGAAAATCATACATCCAATCTTCCACAGGATTACTCTGTGTTATTGAATTTTCAGGTAGAGGCTATTTCTCCggtaagaaaaattcattcaaGGCGAGAATTTACAAAGACTCTAAAGATAGTAAAGACAAGGAAAAGGCATTATACACAATATCTGGCCAATGGTCCGGTTCTTCCAAAATTATCAAGgctaataaaaaagatgaatCACGATTATTTTATGACGCTGCTAGAATCCCCGCTGAACACCTAAATGTCAAGCCTTTGGAAGAGCAACATCCTCTGGAAAGTAGAAAAGCCTGGTACGATGTGGCTGGTGCCATCAAATTAGGTGATTTCAACTTGATTGCCAAGACAAAAActgaattggaagaaacgCAAAGAGaattaagaaaagaggaagaagctAAAGGCATTAGCTGGCAAAGAAGATGGttcaaagattttgatTACTCTGTTACGCCCGAAGAAGGAGCCCTTGTACCTGAAAAGGACGACACTTTCTTAAAGCTCGCCTCTGCTCTAAATCTATCAACAAAGAATGCTCCAAGTGGTACTTTGGTGGGTGACAAGGAAGACAGGAAGGAGGATCTTTCATCCATCCATTGGAGGTTTCAAAGAGAGTTATGGGacgaagaaaaggaaatcgTTTTGTAA
- the PXA1 gene encoding ATP-binding cassette long-chain fatty acid transporter PXA1 (Subunit of a heterodimeric peroxisomal ABC transport complex~similar to YPL147W) codes for MSTTLTATAKLKNLLLNLHTHCIGLHVSDVTPKVYFKLVIRHLLQISRSSAAHPKQRRRAQILLISLFVSGATLLSGVTYGTFKIILKCYKFYKYPWKRKNRRPLIRRTRSQMQLDSGARIMYIPEVELLDRRSPDDNKFMHAIDKKKRKRIFIPPKDNDIYEHDKFLFKNVELERAKNSQLFYSKFLNQMNILSKILIPTVFDKNSFLLTAQIFFLVMRTWLSLFVAKLDGQIVKNIIAGRGKSFLWDLGCWFLIAVPASYTNSAIKLLQRKLSLNFRVNLTRYIHDMYLDKRLTFYKLIFDAKASNSVIKNIDNSITNDVAKFCDATCSVFANIAKPVIDLIFFSVYLRDNLGTVGVAGIFVNYFITGFILRRYTPPLGKLASERSASDGDYYNYHLNMINNSEEIAFYQGTAVERTKVKELYDVLMEKMLLVDKVKFGYNMLEDYVLKYTWSGLGYVFASIPIVMSTLATGINSEERNMKEFIVNKRLMLSLADAGSRLMHSIKDISQLTGYTNRIFTLLSVLHRVHSLNFNYGAVPSILSIRTEDVSRNANLLASTDSSQDAIRGTIQRNFNGIRLENIDVIIPSVRAGEGIKLINKLTFQIPLHIDPITSKSNSIQDLSKANDIKLPFLQGSGSSLLILGPNGCGKSSIQRIIAEIWPVYNKNGLLSIPSENNIFFIPQKPYFSRGGTLRDQIIYPMSSDEFFDRGFRDKELVQILVEVKLDYLLKRGVGLTYLDAIADWKDLLSGGEKQRVNFARIMFHKPLYVVLDEATNAISVDMEDYLFNLLKRYRFNFISISQRPTLIKYHEMLLEIGENRDGKWQLQAVGTDEAITSIDNEIEELEKKLERVKDWENERKKLREKLEII; via the coding sequence ATGTCAACAACATTAACAGCAACAGCGAAACTAAAAAACTTGCTCCTGAATCTACACACCCACTGTATAGGGCTACATGTCAGTGATGTCACACCTAAAGTATACTTCAAATTAGTGATACGACATCTTCTACAGATATCCAGATCCAGCGCTGCCCATCCcaagcaaagaagaagggcTCAGATTTTATTGATATCTCTTTTTGTATCTGGTGCCACACTTTTGTCTGGTGTAACATATGGAACATTCAAAATCATTCTAAAGTGCTACAAATTTTACAAGTACCCGtggaagagaaagaatAGGAGACCTCTAATAAGGAGAACAAGATCGCAAATGCAATTGGATAGCGGTGCAAGAATAATGTATATCCCTGAAGTGGAATTACTCGACCGCCGGAGTCCCGACGACAACAAATTTATGCATGCTATagacaagaagaaaaggaaaaggattttCATTCCGCCAAAGGATAACGATATATATGAGCATGACAAGTTCCTTTTTAAAAACGTAGAACTGGAAAGAGCCAAGAATTCGCAGTTATTCtactcaaaatttttaaatcAAATGAACATCTTGTCTAAAATTCTAATTCCCACagtttttgataaaaactcctttcttttgacCGCtcaaatctttttcttagtGATGAGAACTTGGCTCTCTTTGTTTGTAGCCAAGCTGGATGGGCAGATAgtcaaaaatataatcGCTGGTAGAGGAAAAAGCTTTCTATGGGATCTAGGGTGCTGGTTTTTAATTGCTGTCCCTGCTTCTTATACTAATAGCGCTATTAAACTACTTCAAAGGAAGTTAAGTTTGAACTTCAGGGTAAATTTGACACGCTACATCCATGACATGTATCTGGATAAAAGGCTAACATTTTACAAATTAATCTTTGATGCGAAGGCGTCCAATTCAGTAATCAAGAATATTGACAACTCCATTACTAATGATGTTGCAAAATTTTGCGATGCAACATGCTCCGTTTTTGCAAACATTGCGAAACCAGTTATTGatttaatattcttttccGTTTATTTGCGTGATAATTTGGGCACTGTTGGAGTGGCAGGCATATTTGTTAATTATTTCATTACTGGGTTTATCTTGAGAAGATACACGCCGCCATTGGGTAAATTGGCAAGCGAGAGATCTGCTTCTGACGGTGACTACTACAATTATCATCTGAACATGATCAACAATAGCGAAGAGATTGCGTTTTACCAAGGAACAGCAGTAGAGAGGACAAAAGTTAAAGAGCTGTATGATGTGctaatggaaaaaatgcTGTTGGTTGATAAGGTCAAGTTTGGTTACAACATGCTGGAAGACTATGttttaaaatatacatGGTCTGGTTTGGGTTACGTTTTTGCTTCCATCCCCATCGTTATGTCTACCTTAGCGACAGGCATCAATTCAGAGGAAAGAAATATGAAGGAATTCATAGTCAACAAAAGGTTGATGTTGTCGCTTGCGGATGCAGGCTCGAGACTGATGCACTCTATAAAGGATATCTCGCAATTGACTGGATATACTAATAGGATTTTTACTCTGCTTTCCGTCTTACACCGGGTTCACTCCCTGAACTTTAATTACGGGGCCGTTCCGTCAATACTGTCAATACGTACAGAAGACGTTTCCAGAAACGCAAATTTATTAGCTAGCACGGATAGTTCACAAGATGCTATTCGTGGTACTATTCAACGCAATTTCAACGGTATCCGGTTAGAAAATATAGATGTAATCATTCCATCAGTGAGAGCGGGTGAAGGCATAAAGCTGATCAACAAGCTTACATTTCAGATTCCTCTGCATATTGACCCCATAACTTCAAAGTCTAATTCCATACAAGATTTATCAAAGGCAAATGATATAAAGCTACCGTTTTTACAAGGTTCTGGTTCCAGCCTGTTAATATTGGGGCCAAATGGTTGTGGCAAAAGTTCTATTCAGCGTATAATAGCTGAAATCTGGCCAGTATATAACAAAAATGGATTATTATCAATCCCTTCAGAGaataatatattttttattcctCAGAAACCATACTTTAGCAGAGGTGGGACTTTAAGAGACCAAATTATATACCCCATGTCTTCGGATGAATTCTTTGACAGAGGCTTTAGAGATAAGGAGCTAGTTCAGATATTAGTAGAAGTGAAATTAGattatcttttgaaaagaggCGTTGGTTTGACCTACCTAGACGCTATTGCCGATTGGAAGGATTTATTGAGCGGTGGTGAAAAGCAAAGAGTAAATTTTGCTAGAATCATGTTTCATAAACCATTATACGTAGTGTTAGATGAGGCCACGAATGCAATTAGTGTTGACATGGAAGATTATCTGTTTAATCTTCTGAAAAGATACAgattcaatttcatctcTATATCACAAAGACCAACATTGATTAAATATCATGAAATGCTATTAGAAATTGGTGAAAATCGCGATGGCAAATGGCAATTACAGGCAGTTGGTACAGATGAGGCAATCACATCAATTGATAACGAGATTGAAGAAttagagaagaaattaGAAAGAGTGAAAGATTGGGAAAATGAGAGGAAGAAACTACGCGAAAAGCttgaaattatttga
- the RPL33A gene encoding 60S ribosomal protein eL33 (Ribosomal 60S subunit protein L33A~similar to YPL143W), whose protein sequence is MAESHRLYVKGKHLSYQRSKRVNNPNVSLIKIEGVATPQDAQFYLGKRIAYVYRASKEVRGSKIRVMWGKVTRTHGNSGVVRATFRNNLPAKTFGASVRIFLYPSNI, encoded by the exons atggcTGAATCCCATAGAT tgTACGTCAAAGGTAAGCACTTATCCTACCAAAGATCCAAGAGAGTCAACAACCCAAATGTCTCTTTGATCAAGATCGAAGGTGTCGCTACTCCACAAGATGCTCAATTTTACTTGGGTAAGCGTATTGCCTACGTCTACAGAGCCTCCAAGGAAGTTAGGGGTTCTAAGATTAGAGTTATGTGGGGTAAGGTCACCAGAACCCACGGTAACTCTGGTGTCGTTAGAGCCACCTTCAGAAACAATTTGCCAGCCAAGACTTTCGGTGCTTCTGTTAGAATCTTCTTGTACCCATCCAACATCTAA
- the ATG5 gene encoding Atg5p (Conserved protein involved in autophagy and the Cvt pathway~similar to YPL149W), producing the protein MNEIKQLIWNGELNVLVSIDPSFLMKGSPREMAVLRIRVPRETYLINYMPFIWGKIQNFLSFDPLNDNEKYFWFEHNDMPIPWNYPVGVLFDGLVERSTNFITSFEDQVKDVITILRIRLVMGDSLPPTIIPITASKTQAEKFWFHQWKQVCFILNGSSKGIMSLSVNESRKFWGSVITRNFQDFVEISNKISSSRPRHIPLIIQTFRASGASGISQPTIRLTGVNPTLKDVEGDILNAEEGINANNFMVICQGIEIPWHIVLCDLYYKFRSFDGFLYITLVPIKGSDKASPEL; encoded by the coding sequence ATGAATGAGATTAAACAATTAATTTGGAATGGTGAGCTCAATGTACTGGTGTCGATCGATCCttcatttttgatgaaaggAAGTCCGAGAGAAATGGCGGTGCTACGAATAAGAGTGCCAAGGGAAACGTATTTAATTAATTATATGCCTTTCATTTGGggtaaaattcaaaacttcctttcttttgacCCATTGAACGACAATGAGAAGTATTTCTGGTTTGAACATAATGACATGCCAATCCCATGGAATTATCCAGTTGGTGTTTTGTTTGACGGCCTAGTTGAAAGGAGCACAAATTTTATTACCTCATTTGAGGACCAGGTAAAAGATGTGATTACCATTTTGAGAATTCGTTTAGTCATGGGCGATTCGTTACCACCAACTATAATTCCTATCACAGCAAGCAAAACGCAAGCGGAGAAGTTCTGGTTCCACCAATGGAAACAAGTTTGCTTCATATTAAATGGCTCCTCAAAGGGCATCATGTCCTTGTCAGTGAACGAATCTCGAAAATTTTGGGGCAGTGTCATTACGAGGAATTTCCAAgattttgttgaaatttCTAACAAGATTAGTTCATCAAGACCGCGACATATACCGCTCATCATTCAAACCTTTAGAGCTTCAGGAGCTTCCGGAATATCACAACCAACTATCCGTTTGACTGGAGTCAATCCTACATTGAAGGATGTCGAAggtgatattttgaacGCTGAGGAAGGAATCAACGCCAATAATTTCATGGTCATATGCCAGGGAATTGAAATTCCTTGGCATATAGTGCTATGTGATTTGTATTATAAATTCCGGAGTTTTGATGGGTTTTTGTATATAACTCTTGTTCCTATAAAAGGCAGCGATAAAGCTTCCCCCGAGCTCTAA